The Microbacterium sp. KUDC0406 genome includes a window with the following:
- a CDS encoding sulfite exporter TauE/SafE family protein, whose amino-acid sequence MQDDQITTRGPRAYLSYIGIGLGAGLLSGLFGVGGGTVIVPMLVLLLHFDQRRAAGTSLAAIVPTAAVGVVSYAVSGSVAWIPALILALGAVVGAQIGTRLLPRISQRALLWGFVGFIALVIVSLFVIVPSREAELDLTWVTGLILVAVGVCTGILAGLIGVGGGIIVVPALMLGMGVSDLIAKGTSLLMMIPTAVSGTIGNLRNRNVDLVAAAVIGLSACTTTALGALLAARLDPFVGNMLFAAYLVFIGWQLARKALRAKN is encoded by the coding sequence GTGCAGGACGACCAGATCACCACCCGAGGTCCGCGCGCGTACCTCTCCTACATCGGGATCGGGCTCGGCGCCGGCCTGCTGTCCGGTCTCTTCGGCGTCGGCGGCGGCACCGTCATCGTGCCGATGCTGGTGCTGCTGCTGCACTTCGACCAGCGCCGTGCCGCCGGCACCTCGCTCGCCGCGATCGTGCCGACCGCCGCGGTCGGCGTCGTCTCGTATGCGGTCTCCGGCTCCGTGGCGTGGATCCCCGCCCTGATCCTGGCGCTCGGCGCGGTGGTCGGCGCGCAGATCGGCACCCGGCTGCTGCCGCGCATCTCGCAGCGCGCGCTGCTGTGGGGATTCGTGGGGTTCATCGCCCTGGTGATCGTGAGCCTGTTCGTGATCGTGCCCTCGCGCGAGGCCGAGCTCGACCTGACCTGGGTGACGGGCCTGATCCTGGTCGCCGTGGGCGTCTGCACCGGCATCCTCGCCGGACTCATCGGCGTCGGCGGCGGAATCATCGTCGTGCCCGCACTGATGCTCGGGATGGGGGTGAGCGATCTCATCGCGAAGGGCACCTCGTTGCTGATGATGATCCCGACCGCGGTTTCCGGCACCATAGGCAATCTCCGGAACAGGAACGTCGACCTCGTCGCCGCAGCGGTCATCGGCCTCTCCGCCTGTACGACGACCGCCCTCGGAGCGCTGCTCGCCGCGCGCCTCGATCCGTTCGTCGGCAACATGCTGTTCGCCGCCTACCTCGTCTTCATCGGCTGGCAGCTGGCACGCAAGGCGCTGCGCGCGAAGAACTGA
- a CDS encoding FAS1-like dehydratase domain-containing protein yields the protein MPVNPDLVGREFPPTAPYLVGREKVREFARAVFADAPVHTDVDAAHAAGYADVVAPPTFAMVIQDHTLQQLLALEDSGIVLSRTIHAEQRFTYSRPIVAGDELTGRLRVTGIRTLGGNAMITSEAEITDADGAHIVTATSVLLVGEGE from the coding sequence GTGCCAGTGAACCCTGATCTGGTCGGCCGCGAGTTCCCGCCGACCGCCCCGTATCTTGTCGGACGCGAGAAGGTGCGCGAGTTCGCGCGGGCCGTCTTCGCCGACGCGCCCGTGCACACCGACGTCGACGCCGCGCACGCCGCCGGGTACGCCGACGTGGTCGCGCCGCCGACGTTCGCGATGGTCATCCAGGACCACACCCTGCAGCAGCTGCTCGCGCTCGAGGACTCCGGCATCGTGCTGTCGCGCACCATCCACGCCGAGCAGCGCTTCACCTATTCGCGGCCCATCGTCGCCGGTGACGAGCTCACCGGACGGCTGCGGGTCACCGGCATCCGCACGCTCGGCGGCAACGCCATGATCACCAGCGAGGCCGAGATCACCGACGCGGACGGCGCGCACATCGTCACCGCGACCAGCGTGCTGCTGGTCGGAGAGGGAGAGTGA